AGCCATGAAAGTTTCCGCAGTCACCAAAATGACCGCTGAAGGCGACATAGACAGTGCCATCGAGAATTGTGAGCGCTGCTCGCTGATTCTGCACGCTCGGATCGAAATGCTGTCCCGCTTTTCGCAGAGCGTCGGCCACGTCAATCGGCCAGCCGGGGAGCACGCTGCCATCCCTGGTCGAAAGCGCGAACAGCTCGTGGCGCGGGCCGTCTTCCCGCTCTACCGCAGCATCGAAATAGATAGCTTGGGTTGCAGGGTCGATAACCGGCGTCCCGGTAATACCAAGCGGATCGATATTCCCGCACGGCAGCGACGAACGGCGAACGGGACGCCCGACCACGCGCCTCCACAATTCCGTGCCAGTCGTCGCGTCGAAGGCCTGGACAACGTCGTCCTCGGTCGCCACGAGTAGCACGCCGCTGTTCGTGCCGGGAGGACGCCAGTAGAGCGGCTGAGCGTACATCGAGCCCGCGACGTGGGCGTTGAAGGCGCCATCCAGCTGAACCGATCTGGCTTTTTCCCAGGACAGTGCCGGAACGACGTAGTGGCCGCTTCGGCCGTTGTCACCGTGATAGGTCAGAACTGAGTCATCCTGAGCACGGGCGGATAGCGGCAACAGCGCAAGTGCAAATAGTCCCGCCAACAGCGCTACACGTGCGGTCACCGAAAAAGCGCGTGGGATGTTCATGAGCGCCTAACAGCCCGTCGCCGCGCCGGTTCCATCGGCCCAGTACCAGCCGCGCGAGCCGAGACGTTTCGCTCTCGCGTGTCGAAGGCCGGCCGGAGCTCAGGAACGCAAGCACTTGCATTCGCGGATCAGCAGCAGTTCGGGCAATCGAACGCGCATCAGATTCGATCCGGACAGTTGAGCGGCGTGTGGAACCGCACGGATGGGCGCTGGTTTTGCTCAAAGACCTTAGCTTGCGTCAGGCATCGAACATGTACCGACATTCGCTGGTGGTCCGGGTGACCCATTGGGCGGGTGTTCTCTGCTTCGCCGTCCTGCTGATGAGCGGTTTGCAGATCTTCAATGCTCATCCCGCGCTGTACTGGGGGGACGCGTCCAACTTCGCGAAGCCGGTCGCTTCGATCAACACCACCGTGCGCGACGGTCGCCGGATCGGCGTTGCGGAGGTGCTTGGACACCGGCTTGTCACGACCGGGGTTCTGGGACTGAGCGGTTCCGCCGATGACCGGCAAGAGCGGGCGTTCCCGCGGTGGATCACGCTTCCCAGCGAGCAGGATCTCGCCACTGGGCGACGCTGGCATTTCTTCTTCGCCTGGCTCCTGGTTCTCGATGGATTCTTCTATTTTCTGCTGGGCATCTGGCGGGGCCACTTCTGGCGCGACCTCGTGCCTGCCCGTGAGCGACTGAAGCACATCGGCCGAACGCTGGTTGATCACTTGTACCTGCGCTTTCCCACCGGTGACGAGGACATGCACTACAATGTTCTCCAGCAGCTGACTTATCTCGTCATAATTTTCGTGGTGCTGCCGCTGCAGGTGCTCGCCGGATTAGCGATGTCTCCAGCACTCGACGCGGCCTTTCCGTTTCTGACCTCCGTTTTCGACGGACGGCAAACCGCGCGCACGGTTCATTTCCTGCTCGCCTGCGTGCTCGTGGCGTTCGTGGTCGTGCATGTCACAATGCTCCTGGTCTCCGGACCTTGGAACAAGCTGCGCTCGATGATCACCGGGTGGTACGCTATCAAGTCGACAGGGGGCGGACCATGAGCGGTAGGCAACTATTGAACCGCAGAAGATTTCTGGCCCGTGGCTCGCTGTTGTGCAGTGCTCTGGCGCTCGGGAGCTGCGAGGATTTCACTGAGAACCCCGCTGTCCTCCAGGTGCTCGACGTGGCCGAGAGCCTGAACCACAAGCTGCATCGGCTCCTCTTGCCGCCTACGGCGCTGGCGCGTGAATATTCCGAAGCTGACATATCCGCCGCATTCCGAGCGAATGGCTCGACCGATCCCGAGGATGAGGAGTATCGCGCGCTTGCGCGCGACGGCTTTAGGGATTGGCGGCTCGAGTTCGGTGGCCTGGTGCGCCGGGCAGCGAGCTATTCGCTGGAAGACTTGCGCCGTCTTCCGCCGCGCACGCAAATCACACGGCACGATTGCGTCGAAGGCTGGAGTTGCATCGGAAAATGGAAAGGTGTGCCGCTGGCAACTCTCATCGATGATGTCGGATTGAAGCCGGAGGCCCGGTACATCGCATTCTATTGCGCCGACACGCTTGGAACCTCGTTTGACGCATCTCAGTATTACGAGAGCATCGGGCTGGATGACGCGCGCCATCCGCAGACGATTCTGGCCTACGACATGAATGATGCGCCGCTCAAGATCGCCTACGGCGCACCGTTGCGCCTGCGCCTGGAACGCCAGCTTGGGTACAAGATGGCCAAATACATCATGCGCATCGAGGCAGTCGCGAGCCTTTCTGCCATTCAGGGTGGGCGTGGTGGGTATTGGGAGGATCGCGGCTACGAATGGTACGCCGGCATCTGACCGGGCCTTAACAGCAACCGCCTTCCGCTGGTGGCGTTCTTCGTACTGAGGATGGGAGACCCGGATACGGCCGCGCGCTCGGGTCGGCTGGGTTCCCCAAACGGCAAGTCGGAGGAGAAACATGCGCCCAAAATTTCCTAGCATCTTCGCCATGCTCACAGCAGGAACGCTCATATCCATTCCTTTCGCGGCAATGGGGCTAGGGACGCCGCAAAACCTAAGGGGCACGATTACACGTGTCGCCGGCGACACAATCGAGATCAGCCAGGACACCGGTCGCTCAGCTGCAGTTCACCTGACAAACGATGCGAAAGTGGTGTCAGTTGCCGCGGCCTCGTTGTCTGATGTCAAACCCGGCTCGTTCATCGGGACTGCCGCAACGGCGCGACCGGATGGCACCCTGCAAGCGAAGGAAATCCATATCTTCCCCAACTCGATGCGCGGCGCCGGAGAGGGTCATCGCGCCTGGGATCTTGGGCCAAACAGCACGATGACCAACGGAACTGTGGCTCAGGTCAGCAAGATCGGAGAAGACGCTTTGACGGTGAATTACAAAGGCGCTGAGAAAGTTGTCACTGTGACCCCAAGCACCGAGATCGTGAGCCTCGTTCCTGGCGATCGAGCAGAACTGCAGCCGGGAGCCAAGATTTTCGTTCCGGGCGCGACCGAGAATGCTGACGGTAGTTTGGAAGCCAGCCGTCTGACGGTGGGCAAGAATGGATCGGCTCCGCCGATGTAGCGGGAAGTTCGGGTCTCGACGTCCGCTTATCTCTGCGGTCCAAGTTGGCCGCCACCCAGCTCCGACAGTCTCGTTCTCGTTCGAAGAAGCCGTCACAAGCGGGAGGTCTGCGAAGTTTGCAAAATCTTCGGCACTCCCGGGGAAAAGAAAGGAACGACTCCAGCGCGTACATCCGGCGCGGGAGTCGTTCGGGGGGC
This genomic interval from Bradyrhizobium sp. CB82 contains the following:
- a CDS encoding cytochrome b/b6 domain-containing protein; this translates as MEPHGWALVLLKDLSLRQASNMYRHSLVVRVTHWAGVLCFAVLLMSGLQIFNAHPALYWGDASNFAKPVASINTTVRDGRRIGVAEVLGHRLVTTGVLGLSGSADDRQERAFPRWITLPSEQDLATGRRWHFFFAWLLVLDGFFYFLLGIWRGHFWRDLVPARERLKHIGRTLVDHLYLRFPTGDEDMHYNVLQQLTYLVIIFVVLPLQVLAGLAMSPALDAAFPFLTSVFDGRQTARTVHFLLACVLVAFVVVHVTMLLVSGPWNKLRSMITGWYAIKSTGGGP
- a CDS encoding molybdopterin-binding protein, which encodes MSGRQLLNRRRFLARGSLLCSALALGSCEDFTENPAVLQVLDVAESLNHKLHRLLLPPTALAREYSEADISAAFRANGSTDPEDEEYRALARDGFRDWRLEFGGLVRRAASYSLEDLRRLPPRTQITRHDCVEGWSCIGKWKGVPLATLIDDVGLKPEARYIAFYCADTLGTSFDASQYYESIGLDDARHPQTILAYDMNDAPLKIAYGAPLRLRLERQLGYKMAKYIMRIEAVASLSAIQGGRGGYWEDRGYEWYAGI
- a CDS encoding DUF5666 domain-containing protein, with translation MRPKFPSIFAMLTAGTLISIPFAAMGLGTPQNLRGTITRVAGDTIEISQDTGRSAAVHLTNDAKVVSVAAASLSDVKPGSFIGTAATARPDGTLQAKEIHIFPNSMRGAGEGHRAWDLGPNSTMTNGTVAQVSKIGEDALTVNYKGAEKVVTVTPSTEIVSLVPGDRAELQPGAKIFVPGATENADGSLEASRLTVGKNGSAPPM